A region of the Hirundo rustica isolate bHirRus1 chromosome 5, bHirRus1.pri.v3, whole genome shotgun sequence genome:
GTTGTTTCACAGCATTCAGTAAAACTTAGGCACTTCATTTAATCCTTTCCACAAGTCATAAAAGTATATCTACACACCTTATCACTTACCAGAAACAGAAGCAATCCTAAAGTTTTCATAATGTAGATGGTGACAAAGGTACCTGACTGGAAATCCTGTTCAGAGGGAAGAATTAGAATAACCAAGCCAAACAAGGACTGCAAGGGTCTGACAGAGGTTAGGGCACGTGGCTGATAGAGCTGAGGGTGAGAGAGTAGCATGGCAAATCTGTCTCTGATTCGTCCTGATATCAGTATTCAGCATTTAACCATGTTTTTAACAAAAACAGGTGTCATCAAGGGTGATGGCTGGACAGCAAGAACACTGCTTATCCCTGAGgaaatgtttgtttctgtgtgtggCTTCCTATTATTTTCATCTCAAAATAGTGTAATTTCATggtgtaatttctttttcattatagGAATTTAATGTCTTATTTACTAAGTTGATTTTTTGCATGCGGAACACACCACAGCAAAAATTACTAAACACTGTAGTATTCAAAACTAAGGTTTTCattctttataattttattaatatttgaaaTCTTGTAATCTCCCAGGAGTAACTTATATTATTCATCATAGTATCAGATTTGGTATGTTAAATAGGTAgagaattattattttcattaggGACACTTTAACCCAATTACATGCATTCGTAGAGACACGTAGCTTGTGCATTGACTTACAGAAGATAAGGGTACTTAAATCAGTATTTAAGGATGTAGACAAAGTTATGTTTGCAGTCTTTTTTGAAAAGACTTATTCCACTTTATAGTGGAATTGGAAttcattttctgtgttcctTTTTTTGCTGCCTTACATTTCTGTTCTCATCTCTTATTGATTgtggtgtgggttttgtgtCCTGAGTGGACTTGCTTCATTCCTTCATCCTGGACCTCCCTCAAATGGTTGCTTTCTTCTCATGTAACTATACCCAACCCTATTTGACTCTGGGCTCTTCTGCAGAGCCCTGTACTGCTGCTTTCTTTAGGCTACCCTAAAAGCAGGCTGTATCTAATTCACTTTTGCTGCAGGACTCAAAGAATGCAAGTAAAGAGGAGAAGGTTAGGAAATGTGTGCATTTGAaacatggagtgacaggactcAGATTTACTTGGTTGTTGGATCATGTCAGTCCTTGGTCCTGGGGATTCTAACACTTGATATTCTGTCATATaggaatgaaaattattttatgtttttaattatttccctttttttgtgtgtgtgtttttttgttgttgtttttgttttgttttgttttgttttttggttttttttgtaggaaACAATGTTCTAAGAATGGCATCAggcatccaaaaaaaaaaaaagactgcagcacagaaaagcaAGACATGTTCTCCAGAATCACATCCAAAGCCTAGTGACAAGCTGAATCCTAAAACTATTGATCCAGTATGTATAGGTGGTGTTGGGTTTGTTCGGTTAAAATCCATCTGTGGTTTGAAGAGTTTTCCTTACTTTATAAAGTGGCATGCAAGACATGCTTCTTCTGGtcctattttttaaaacagaaattaaacttttgttattaattataCATACCTTATCTTCTGAGTTCAAATGCCTGAGGGTATAACAttgtttattacatttttataaaaaatgtattttggtaCAGTTGTGGCTTGGATGGtaactgttattttttatttactattgTCCTAAAAAGAGATTTAGAGCTAAACATTAaaaagggtttgttttctttcttctaaacTTTGGCACCTGCTGCTTTAGAGAAACTTATTTCAGTTGTGCAATGAAACCAAGAAGCAGGTGGCATATTGAAGGTATTCAAGGCTTCAATAAAATCTGGCTAATTAACTGATGGTGATCCTTATTTGAAACTCACAGTTATTGTGACTGTGTAATCCTTCAGGAAAAATTTGTGTCCTTGGGAGAGTAGTAATGAAAGGAGTTGTTTATTTCATGGAAGTCCCATGCCTAGAGAACTAGCATTGAATGCATGAATTATAGTTCACCACTGGGCCATATAATTTGGCAATTAGTAATGTCACAGGCTTTTTGGAAAGTGAATTAAATGCAGAAGTAATTTGCTGATAAACAGAGGCTGAATACTTTAATGTGAGCATCTTTTTTACTTGAAATCTCTTTGCAAGTAGCACAATGACCAAAATTAAGCATGAACACAATTCTGCTAATCTTAATGTAGGTTTAAACActcaaaagataaaaattgaGATTTCGTGGTATTTCCTTCTGAATGCTTTGTGATAAGGTGCATTATCTGGGAAGCATCATTAAATGATCATGCTAACAAATAATATAATAGTTCATATGCATAAGAAGCATGTGtatgataaaaaataaaagttgtgCAGGTTTCCCTTGCATGAAGGTCCTTGTTTCATTCTCTGGTGTGTCCTTCCTAGATTCTCACCCTGTATAAACCTCCCAGTGTATTTCTAGTGCCCTCTCACCATCTTGCCCAATATTTGGTGTTTCTCCTGCATCTTGCCACCATATACTTTTGTCTACACTCAAATCAAGATGGAATTGCAGTTAAACTGCCTTCTGCATGTTACTAATATAACAACAAGAGATTCAGGGAAGTGAAAGCTCCTTGACCTGCTTAGGAAAGAACCTGTAAGACTTTATTATTACcatttgcaagaaaaaatagaaaaataaagtgattCCATCAGGAGATCTCTGATTgtatattttattcattttaacaACTCCCCAGACTGATGAGTCTTAAAAGCAGTTTTCACAGAAGTGTATCACTTATATGTTTTCCATTCCATAGCTGCAgttctgttttgggtttttgttagAATCCTATGATTAATTTTATGGTAAACTTTCATTTTAACATATTCATAATAGCTATAAGACATTACTGTTATGAATAAATAATGTGGGTTATTTCTGTCCTCACAGTTTCGTGCTTATTCCCAGCCACCATCTGCATTTTCTGCTACATATGCTAGAGGTGGTATTCCGTGCAGGtctgtttggtttgtttatttttactaaatATATTATGAAATGCATCTCTTCATGTTTCATCTTTTAGTTAGGTTGTTTGATTCCATTCAATTCTGGAAAACTTTTTAATACTTAACtcttttcagagcagaaagcaacTTTCCATGCCTTTGAAATTGTCTTCTCTTGGTTCTTTATTTATGATGTATTAATATCAAAGCCgcatttttaaagaatagtTAAGAGTGCACACTAGGTTTCCTAAAAGTCTTTCACAAATGATTTCTTCAGGTAATTGTATTTACTTCACCCTACTAACAAAGATAATAAAGTTTATTCCATTTTAATAAGTAGACCTTTCACAGCCTTTTTTATCTGAACTTAGTAGCATGACAACATGTTATTGAATATTCCTAGTCTGTAGTTTTCAGGCAAATCAAATATTAAGAAAACTACTTGCAAGTAAGTTTAGGGTATTTTAAGTTACTTAGATAAATATTTGCCTAGACAATAAATATTCTGGTGTTTTGTCATATGGATGCAGAATTACTTTACAAAAATATAAGCCATCATTAATAAGATGTACATGTAAATAATTGTATAAAATAGTCATTAATACGTAATATTAATACCTTTGTTTGTATCTTAGGAGAAAATAGTAAATTCCAATATGATCTTTCTTCAGTTTCAACTGCTTTCCCTTACCCATTGCTCTTTGAGGAAAATGTTTCTTGATGTACTTATCAAAATAAGTAACTTTGCAAAAGGAATATCTTCTGTGTTGGCATGAGAGGCATCTATAATTTTTGTAACTTCTATTTTCTGATTTCTATGTGTTTAGGAGaagaattttgaaaactgaCGTATTTTTGGAACTTAATATAATTGCACTGTTAACCATTATGTATATGCACAGGTTCCAGAGATCTTTGACAACTCagttgattctgtgatcctataATTTCACTAAGGAGAGCATTATATATTGAGATTGTGTATATGATGTAGGAATGCAACAAACAAATTTGTGATACATTTAAAGCAAatagtttttgcttttttaataattatatattattaaatgttattttgttaAAACTTCATTCTTTGTATAGGTTAGTGCATGGATCTGTAAATCACAAACTGCAGTGGGAATGCCCTCCTGAAACTGTTCCCTTTGATCCTCTTCTTTTAACATTGGCAGaggtaaatttaatttcttgcaaCATTAAGCATGCAACCATTTCCTAATTGCAAATGTCATTTTCTAATAATCTAAGTTAGCTAGTTTAGGCTCATCTACtagagaaatattaaaaaaacccgcACTTGTGAGGATATTGTATGAATGAAAATGGTCAAGAACATTGCTATTTGTAGTTCTTTAGTTAGAGCTTTCTGGGAGAGCTAGGTAGAGCTGTTTAATCTTCAAGATACTGATCAAATGCGAGACTGCATCTCAGATGCCCGGATGCTCAGATGAATGAAATTTATGGTTTTGCAGATTCTTTCATAAACAAAattggtttgcttgtttttgtatATAAAGCCTACCTTATGAAGTAAGAATGCTCTCCTCAATATACTGAACAAGTACAGTGGAAATAGGATCCTGTGAATAACTGGAAGAGAAATACTATACAATATGTTGAGGCTTCTGTTTTCTCAGAACCATCTGTGACATTTATCACCAAATATGTTCCAGGTGTCTAAATAAAAGCTGAATCCAATGTCGCAGGTAGAATAAAGTGCATATACTAAGGTTgcttactttcttttttctttttctttttttattttttcttttttttccttttttcttttttcttttttcctttttctttttttcatgtgttttccttttgattttctctgtttctttttcctttgtttcttattttttctttgttgttttttttttttaaatactaaacAAAACTGTCAATTCCTTTTCTTAGCATAATGTTACAATAAAGTAACGTTATGTTAAGAAAAAAGGGCTTTTAATCTTTGAATTTTGCCAGTCAGAGTTTCACTAGATGTGCATCTTTGTACTATCTAcaagtttttaattttgcatagAGAGGTATCCCTCCTTCTGTAGTGCATCTTctattcttttttcccttcagggtaCAAAACCCCTATACAAATATAGCCTGTTATAGTTCATGGTCTcattgaaaaaaataccttgGATTGCTAGATTAAAGGTAGTGAAGTAAAAATATTGATTGAATTGGCAGTATCCATAACGTGAGTTTTACTATTCCATGAAAAATGAATTAGAATATGCTGTGAGCAGAGTTGTACCCGGTGGCTCCACATGGTGGAGTTAGTGTACTTTGTGTTTTGATCTGATCTGACAAAATCTAAACATGGTCTTGCTTCTTTGTGGaacttttaaaatgtactttcgTTTAAAAGAAGGCTCAGTATAAAGAAAATCATGTCTTACATTTGAAACAGGGACTAAGAGAGACAAAACATCCCTATACTTTTGTTTCCAAGGAGGGTTTTAAAGAATTACTTCTGGTTGAAGGTGCTGCTGAAAAAGCTATTCCCCTGTTGCCTCGTCTAGTTCCAGTCTTAAAGGCTGCATTGGTATGTCTTGCAGAGATTTTaaagggtttgattttttttttttcttctgctggtgAGAACCACCTGGGTGATATTAATGTAATAAATCTATTGCATGGGATTTTGGTTTGGGGGATAGGAATGatttctctttatgttgttaACCCTGCCTTGCTTTATTAGCTAAATATgtctttaaatataaattaagatGGGCAACTCCTTGTATAACTATATGACAGTAGCTATGGTAAAATTTTATGAAACTGttcttttaaaggttttaatataatcagaaataaatgtatatatacTTGTGGTGGGCTTTTTTATATGTCCATGCAATACcatgtaaaaaattaaaatgaggtGAAGTAAAATGGATATGCAGTAATAAATACTCATCTATTACATGTAATAATTCAAAACATGCTACAAAGTAAAAGGGAATCACAAAATaagggacccacaagggtcATTGGGTTCAACTCCCAACCCTGTACAGCACCATCTCCAGAATATGTCaatgagaaaaaggaagaatacATTTAAAGTGTTTGAGGTCATATTcttaattttaagaaatgtttttaactCTTCTACACCATCAGAAAATAAAGTGAGATATTGGCTTTGAAGGTTATCCCTTTTAGATCTTTTTCATGTCTTTGAGAGGCCTTTTCTGGTTCAGTAAGTAGCTGTCCCTTAACCTAGCTGTGTTTCAGTTCTGGTTTAACAGATATTGCTTGAAGTTTGGAAACTAATTGCGATCTCAAATCAGAAGTTCAGAATTGTGTGTTGTCACTATCTTTGGTTTAGCTTGaaggaaaaattagaaaaaatattcttgtctCTTCCTCCAATTAATTTTACTCTTctgataatttttattattgcaCTGTTTTGGTATTATGTCTTGTTAAATTTTTTACTACACAAGCAATCAATGATttctacttaaaaataaaatgtgcaggGGGCCCCAGAGAGGAAATATAGATGTTTAAATAAACTTATAATTTAGTGTGAGACCAAGACAAGTTGTTATGAGTCTATTTCTCTGCTAAAGGAAAAGCAAGGTAACTAAACCATTAGAGAAGTCAGGTGTAGAAGAACTTTCCCACGGGAGAAGTAAAGACGACAAAGAACTTATCTACTTCTACGGAAGTGGATAAGAGCCTGATCATTGCTGGCAGGTGACAAAGGTGTAGTTGGCAGGGGACTAAATTAATTGAGGCAGAAAGTCACTGGCTCCTCTGTTCATCCAACAAAGAAACTACTTGTTATGAATTACATAGAAAATACCCAGAATTCATTACATTTGTTACTAAAATGGCATCTCTCAATTTGAACATATCAGCATTTGAAAGGTTATTTCTAATATTCTGTGAAATAGTGAAATTATCAGTGTAGCAAGCTGTTCTGCATgccacattttttatttcagtgatagTAAATTATTAGTTTTGTCCACTCAGAATAAATGCAAGAGTTTTGTGGACATTTTATGGATGCTTTTGTTTccactttaaaaaatttattctcTGGCTTCAATTTTGGCCTCTAGAGACTAATATTCAGTCATATTTTGAAACTTGTATTTCCAAACTTGTATGGTTACAGCAATTAGCAATTGCATGGTagttttaatgtttaaaattacTCCATACAATCATAATGCAGAGATTGCAGTTTAGAAAAAAACTTAGGTATTTGTCTGAATCTTACTCAGgggattttctttccttcttccccttctgAAGGCCCATACAGATGATGAAGTATTTGGAAGGGGATTGGATGCTTTAGCACAATTGAGTGCAGTTGTTGGCCCCTCTCTTAATGAGCATCTCAAGCTTCTACTCACAAATGTAAGTTTTCAATGCTGTAACAAAAAACCATTAGTATTTTCATGGCACTTTTGTTGACATGTTACTATAATATCTGCACAGACACAGTGGAGGACTCAGCAGTTCCATGAAAAGCATTATTTCATATAGCTCCCTGTGTGAGTCCTTCATTCTTTTATAATATGATGACTTACAAAGTTCTAGCAAGGTCCAAAAACTGTTGTTAGTGTAAATTGGAGAATAATGGAAGTCTTCTCTCTactatttagaaaaatatccaGATGCTTTGTTTTGGAGGAAAATTCATTGGAAAAcgagtttttaattttaaatttgaatatCTTAACAAAACCATTAATGTTTCAATACattaacagaaacaaataaTCCCACTTCTTTCAGATGGGAATTCTGCACAAGgaagttttcattaaataagCTCTGAGTGGGATTATGAGAAGTATTTTTATACCAAATTATTCTGAGGACATCCTTCCTGTCAGACAGGCTTTTCATGGCTTCTTGTAACCTGCTTGCAAAGTGcacttttaaagcaaaataaaaggacATTCTTTGataatcaattaaaaaaaaaaaaaaattacaggagggtttttttgaattatttccaCTACAATAAATCTCTTTTGATGcacatgaaatgaaaattaacttttcatGTGGACAACTctataatgacttttttttaaggtggctatttctttcaaatttgttcgctaaaagaaaaagaaatatttttgttcattaaCAGATCAGTTTTCTTTGAATTTAAGTTTCTCTTTAGTTAACTTTTTATTCCATTTGCTTTTATTGAGTTCCACACTTTGACATCAGTTACAAGTTATAAAGTAATGTTTCTTTGTGCCTTTAATTTTGCAAAGGTAAGATGGAATAAAGTAACAAAATAGGTTATTATTGCCTCTCTGCTTATATTGTACTATATTGTGCAATgaacctttttattttacttttccaatAGCTTTTAAAGAGATTAATGGACAAGAAATATAGAGGAACAGTTACTGTTGCTTTACAAAAGTTGGAGCACTATGGTGGAAAGGTGAGTTGATCAGGTGTTTATTCAGTAATCTCCACTTTTGAATATAACTTTGTCAAAACAGCTTTTATCTCTGGTTTTGTTGCCATATACTTGCTTCAGTATGGCTGGGATACATGCTTGGTGTTCCATTTTCTGGGACTAAATATATTCCTCAACAAGATTTACTCTCGCAAAAAGTTACTTTTTGCTGTTATCGATGATGCCTGCCTGTTCCCACTAATAGTTTATTGTTTATACCATTTCCTGAGGGAATCCGACACTGACGTTCCAGCCCACCCTGATTAACCCAGAGTTTGGATCTGCAATGACTATAACTCAAAAAGATTGTTTAAGTAATAGATGGCAGAGGTTTCTTCTGTTGAGCATTCTTTTGCCAAAGGTTGTGCTGTACATTGTgcacaaaggagaaaagaaaaaaatgaggagtACTGGCTTAGATGTTCATCTAGAAGAGAAAACATTCGCTCTCTTGACCCTATGAACAGTTGTTTGTGTTATAATAAAAGGTTATTCTCAAAGAATAGGAATAACCTCAGGAGTAGGGACCATACATGCAGGGCTAGCAGTACTGAGCTTGTGTGCCTTAGCTTGTAGGTTCCCAAATAATCAGTGGATGCCTCttcatttttgtgtgtgctcATGTTCATTTAAGAGCAGTAGCAGTGTTTGTATTAAGACTTGAAAAACATCATGAAAAATGAAGGTGGATGAGagttttttatttatatgaagTGAGACAAGGAAAATTATGTCTTGTCTTAATGTTCTGAAAATTTAGGTCTAGATAGTATAATTAATCCAGTAAGTCATTAACCTCTAATTCTTCTGTCAGTCCCCTGATTTCTTGTAGTCTTAACCTGCTTTGTGAGTAGGTCTTTATGTATGTCCTTTAAAAAGACAGTAATAggataaagcaaaaaaacctgGAAACAAACTACTAAATTGTGGATACAAACAATATTATATAATCAAGCCAATTCATttatcaaatttattttctaaattaattatAAAGCATATGATTCTTACTTTTGGTGGAAGTCCCTTCCAGATCATCATTCCTCTGCTTAAAAATCCTTATTATTTCATGTCTATATTTATGCCCTCTTTTAGGTATGAGTTTACATGTCCGTTTCTTTGTATGTTTACTCTCCAGCGTTAGTTATCACAATGCTGTATTATCTCTGTTCGTCATATTCAGTGACAGTAAATTTCTCAGCAAATAttagttttttaattttagttttctaCTGTTTGATAATAGCAAAGATAACTAAGTAAAAGTTGTGAGTTATGCAATATATAGAAACTGTATGAGTACTGTCACATGTAGTGCTAGTACCCCTTATTTTGtataaatttgttttgttttcttcaacaGGCAGCTGTGGCTATCATCAAATCTAAAATTCCAACCTATTGTTCCATCTACTCTTGAACAAGGAAATTGTAGTGATTTGTACTGTAAGGTGAAGTTTGGAAAGAAGCAGTCTGTAAATATCACTGACACTTATTTGTGGTATGATATATTCTCTGAATAATAATTCTTCAGTATGATGGAGAGCAGGAGTCTTATCAGTTTATGAATATGTAATTATGGAAGACTTCTGTTTGCGTATTTGTATATGTATTGGGCTTACAATGACACTGATTAATatactattattttaaaagcagaataaatattGATTCttatttagttttaaattacattttcatgtATTATATCTGCAGTGCTTAATATGTTTTGTATATTTGTGTGatgcaaaataatttggttGTAATTACTTAAAATCTAACTCAGTGCTAAATTGCGTATGTATAGCTGCTTTTGAAATATATAACTTATTTTGTGACACAGCACAGATGGACACATTTAGATTCATCAGGACTAGGTTAGACACAGAACTGTGATCCCTCACAGACTTCTTCAGAGTCAGCTTTTAAAGGTGTGAAGCTGAACCCAGTAAACAGGCAGCATATGGTCCAAAGCTGAACTTGCTCAGTGCATTCTCGGCATGTTGTTTTGAGAGCCTGAGAGACTCTGGAGAATACAGTGTAGAGGCCATCAGGTTACTccacagagccagagctgagGTTTTGCTCAGCTAATTA
Encoded here:
- the PACRGL gene encoding PACRG-like protein, producing the protein MASGIQKKKKTAAQKSKTCSPESHPKPSDKLNPKTIDPFRAYSQPPSAFSATYARGGIPCRLVHGSVNHKLQWECPPETVPFDPLLLTLAEGLRETKHPYTFVSKEGFKELLLVEGAAEKAIPLLPRLVPVLKAALAHTDDEVFGRGLDALAQLSAVVGPSLNEHLKLLLTNLLKRLMDKKYRGTVTVALQKLEHYGGKAAVAIIKSKIPTYCSIYS